One window from the genome of Dyella sp. A6 encodes:
- a CDS encoding LiaI-LiaF-like domain-containing protein: MKPSVPGLILVVIGLLFLLRNLGLDLHLGHLFAVWWPVLLIAVGVSMFFKRWPRA; this comes from the coding sequence ATGAAGCCCAGCGTACCCGGCCTTATTCTTGTCGTGATCGGCCTGCTGTTCCTGCTGCGCAACCTTGGCCTGGACCTGCACTTGGGCCATCTGTTCGCGGTGTGGTGGCCGGTGCTGCTGATCGCGGTGGGCGTCAGCATGTTCTTCAAACGCTGGCCGCGTGCCTGA
- the aqpZ gene encoding aquaporin Z, with translation MGNLSKRMTAEFFGTFWLVLGGCGSAVLAAGFPQLGIGFAGVALAFGLTLLTMAYAIGHISGCHINPAVTCGLAAGGRFPAKDVLPYIVAQVIGGIAAAAVLYVIASGKTGFDAAASGFASNGYGAHSPGGYSMGAAALCELVMTGFFIFIIMGATHKSAPVGFAGIAIGLALTLIHLISIPVTNTSVNPARSTGVALFQGGWALHQLWFFWVMPIIGGVIGGLVYRYLWSDRPAQPDIIGDQA, from the coding sequence ATGGGCAACCTCAGCAAGCGTATGACCGCCGAATTCTTCGGCACTTTCTGGCTGGTACTGGGCGGCTGCGGCAGCGCCGTGCTGGCCGCCGGCTTCCCGCAACTCGGCATCGGTTTCGCCGGCGTGGCCCTGGCCTTCGGCCTGACCCTGCTGACGATGGCCTATGCCATCGGCCACATCTCCGGCTGCCACATCAACCCGGCAGTCACCTGCGGCCTGGCCGCGGGCGGCCGCTTTCCGGCAAAGGACGTGCTGCCGTACATCGTGGCGCAGGTGATCGGCGGCATCGCCGCGGCGGCGGTGCTGTACGTCATCGCCTCGGGCAAAACCGGCTTCGATGCAGCCGCCAGCGGCTTCGCCTCGAACGGCTACGGCGCACATTCGCCAGGCGGCTATTCGATGGGCGCCGCCGCGCTGTGCGAACTGGTGATGACCGGCTTCTTCATCTTCATCATCATGGGTGCCACCCACAAGAGCGCGCCGGTCGGCTTTGCCGGCATCGCAATCGGCCTGGCGCTGACCCTGATCCACCTGATCAGCATTCCGGTCACCAACACCTCGGTGAACCCGGCCCGCTCCACCGGCGTGGCGCTGTTCCAGGGCGGCTGGGCGCTGCACCAGCTGTGGTTCTTCTGGGTCATGCCGATCATCGGCGGCGTGATCGGCGGACTGGTCTACCGTTACCTGTGGAGCGACCGTCCGGCACAGCCCGACATCATCGGCGACCAGGCCTGA
- a CDS encoding VOC family protein: protein MTSATDRAPLLRAIHHVALICSDYPRSRAFYSETLGLRIVREVYREARESWKCDLEVSPGVQLELFSFPGAPSRPSRPEAQGLRHLAFAVVDLGAAIAELAVRGVDCEPVRVDEHTGRRFTFFADPDALPIELYED from the coding sequence ATGACGAGTGCGACTGACCGCGCGCCACTGCTGCGCGCGATCCATCATGTTGCGCTGATCTGTTCGGACTACCCGCGCTCCAGGGCGTTCTACAGCGAGACGCTGGGCCTGCGCATCGTGCGCGAGGTGTACCGGGAAGCGCGCGAGTCGTGGAAGTGCGACCTGGAAGTGAGTCCGGGCGTGCAGCTGGAGCTGTTCTCGTTTCCGGGTGCGCCGTCGCGTCCATCGCGCCCCGAGGCGCAGGGGCTGCGTCATCTGGCGTTCGCGGTAGTAGACCTGGGTGCCGCGATCGCCGAGCTGGCTGTACGCGGGGTGGATTGCGAACCGGTACGCGTGGACGAGCATACCGGTCGCCGTTTCACGTTCTTCGCCGATCCGGACGCGTTGCCGATTGAGCTTTACGAGGATTGA